A portion of the Stigmatella aurantiaca DW4/3-1 genome contains these proteins:
- a CDS encoding ATP-binding protein: MTLRGRLLLAQAPLALALVLVGVAAVATLARLGRAGQDILQDNYRSVLAMQRVTELLGLMDSAALFIIAGERQRGWEQQAAQRPVLEAELHIQEGNITEPGESDSTGRLSRAWGRYQQEYTTFLEQEGVEAGRARYFAALRPAYQEVKDAASNILNLNQDAMVRKSESLRKQSQRVNTLMVTAVLAAFIAGLFASTSLTHRALRPVSVLSQAVRRLGQGDLEARAVVAGTDEIAQLGRDFNAMAEHLQQYRQSSLGELLQAQAASQAAIDSLPDPVMVFGAGGALLNVNRAAEGVLRLSLETGGDALARVEPEVRDVLERVRTHVLGGKGAYQPRGYEEAVRVTAPDADRWLLPRGSPVYGESGEVVGATVILQDVTRLRRFDELKNDLVATVAHEFRTPLTSLRMAIHLCAEGVVGPVTDKQADLLTAAREDCHRLQGIVDDLLDLSRIQSGRLVLDLRRVPAAELVEGALGVHWTAAEERGVRLSQEVAPEAEEVTVDAERMQLVLSNLVGNGIRHTPSGGEVSVRVSREGARVRFEVKDTGEGIAPSEQARIFEKFYRVPGAPSGGAGLGLSIAQEGVQAHGGELGVLSAEGQGSTFWFTVPG; encoded by the coding sequence ATGACGTTGCGAGGCCGCCTCTTGCTGGCGCAGGCCCCGCTGGCGCTCGCGCTGGTGCTGGTGGGTGTGGCCGCCGTGGCCACGCTGGCGCGGCTGGGCCGGGCGGGACAGGACATCCTCCAGGACAACTACCGCAGCGTGCTGGCCATGCAGCGGGTGACCGAGCTGCTCGGGCTCATGGACAGCGCCGCGCTCTTCATCATCGCGGGCGAGCGGCAGCGAGGCTGGGAGCAGCAGGCCGCCCAGCGGCCGGTGCTGGAGGCGGAGCTGCACATCCAGGAGGGCAACATCACCGAGCCAGGAGAGTCCGACTCCACGGGCCGCCTGAGCCGGGCCTGGGGGCGCTACCAGCAGGAGTACACCACCTTCCTGGAGCAGGAGGGCGTGGAGGCAGGGCGGGCGCGGTACTTCGCGGCCCTGCGGCCCGCGTACCAGGAGGTGAAGGACGCGGCGTCGAACATCCTGAACCTCAATCAAGACGCGATGGTGCGCAAGAGCGAGTCCCTGCGAAAGCAGAGCCAGCGCGTCAACACCTTGATGGTGACGGCGGTGCTGGCGGCGTTCATCGCGGGGCTGTTCGCGTCCACCTCGCTGACGCACCGGGCGTTGCGGCCGGTGTCGGTGCTCTCGCAGGCGGTGCGCAGGTTGGGGCAGGGCGATCTGGAGGCGCGGGCGGTGGTGGCGGGGACGGACGAGATCGCCCAGCTCGGCCGGGACTTCAACGCCATGGCGGAGCACCTCCAGCAGTACCGGCAGAGCAGCCTGGGCGAGCTGCTCCAGGCGCAGGCCGCCTCGCAGGCGGCGATCGACAGCTTGCCGGATCCGGTGATGGTGTTTGGCGCGGGGGGGGCGCTGCTCAACGTGAACCGGGCGGCGGAAGGCGTCCTGCGGCTGTCGCTGGAGACGGGGGGCGATGCGCTGGCGCGGGTGGAGCCCGAGGTGCGCGACGTGCTCGAGCGGGTGCGGACGCACGTCCTGGGCGGCAAGGGGGCCTATCAGCCCCGGGGTTACGAGGAGGCGGTGCGGGTGACGGCCCCGGACGCAGACCGGTGGCTGCTTCCGCGCGGAAGCCCCGTGTACGGCGAGAGCGGCGAGGTGGTGGGGGCGACGGTCATCCTCCAGGACGTGACACGGCTGAGACGTTTCGACGAGCTGAAGAACGACCTGGTGGCCACGGTGGCGCACGAGTTTCGCACGCCGTTGACCTCCCTGCGAATGGCCATCCACCTGTGCGCCGAAGGGGTGGTGGGGCCGGTGACGGACAAGCAGGCGGACCTGCTGACCGCGGCGCGGGAGGACTGCCACCGGCTGCAAGGCATTGTGGATGACTTGTTGGACCTGTCCCGGATTCAGTCCGGGCGGCTGGTGCTGGACCTGCGGCGGGTGCCCGCGGCGGAGCTGGTGGAAGGGGCGCTCGGAGTCCACTGGACGGCCGCGGAGGAGCGAGGGGTGCGCCTGTCCCAGGAGGTGGCCCCCGAGGCCGAGGAAGTGACGGTGGACGCGGAGCGCATGCAACTGGTGCTCTCGAACCTCGTGGGCAATGGCATCCGGCACACGCCCTCGGGCGGCGAGGTCTCCGTGCGCGTCTCCCGCGAGGGCGCCCGGGTGCGCTTCGAGGTGAAGGACACGGGCGAGGGGATTGCTCCCAGCGAGCAGGCGCGCATCTTCGAGAAGTTCTACCGCGTGCCCGGAGCGCCCTCGGGGGGCGCGGGGCTGGGCCTGTCCATCGCCCAGGAGGGGGTGCAGGCCCACGGCGGAGAGCTGGGGGTGCTCAGCGCCGAGGGTCAGGGCAGCACCTTCTGGTTCACCGTGCCCGGGTGA
- a CDS encoding sigma-54-dependent transcriptional regulator, which produces MESQSGAASAEPSPMRVLVVDDERNIRNTLRICLEGFGCKVREATTPESALAALAQGPADLALVDLRLGTASGLELVPRMLAESPGLDIVLITAYATFDTAVEAVKRGARDYLPKPFTPAQIRHVVDRARAHRELASRLGELEGQLAQTAPEATLETASPAMHAAIGLIARAAASEAAVLLRGESGTGKGVLARALHSMSPRRKRPFVTVNCPTLSEQLLASELFGHMRGAFTGAVRDQPGRVEQAEGGTLFLDEVAEMSPALQAQLLRFLQDKQFERLGEGRTRRADVRVVAATNRDLEKDVAEGRFREDLLYRLNVVEVKLPALRERPEDVLPLARRFVAFFARAAKRPPPELSPATEAMLLAYGWPGNVRELRNAIERALIVWPAEVLEPQAFPERIAAAAGSLVTLGGPHTLEEVEREHILRVMASAPTLDEAARVLGIDASTLWRKRKKYEAPPGASGQGEA; this is translated from the coding sequence ATGGAGTCCCAGTCCGGAGCCGCCTCCGCCGAGCCCAGCCCCATGCGGGTGCTCGTGGTGGACGACGAACGTAACATCCGCAACACCCTGCGCATCTGTCTGGAAGGATTTGGCTGCAAGGTGCGGGAGGCAACTACCCCCGAGTCGGCCCTGGCCGCCCTGGCGCAGGGGCCCGCGGACCTGGCCTTGGTGGATCTGCGCCTGGGCACCGCGAGCGGACTGGAGCTGGTGCCCCGGATGCTGGCCGAGTCTCCGGGATTGGACATCGTCCTCATCACCGCCTACGCGACGTTCGACACGGCCGTGGAGGCGGTGAAGCGCGGCGCGCGCGACTACCTGCCCAAGCCGTTCACCCCCGCGCAGATCCGCCACGTGGTGGACCGGGCGCGCGCCCACCGGGAGCTGGCCTCGCGGCTCGGAGAGCTGGAGGGGCAACTGGCGCAGACGGCCCCCGAGGCCACGCTGGAGACGGCCTCGCCGGCGATGCACGCGGCCATCGGGCTCATCGCCCGCGCGGCGGCCTCGGAGGCGGCGGTGCTGCTGCGCGGCGAGAGCGGCACGGGCAAGGGCGTGCTGGCGCGGGCCCTGCACTCGATGAGCCCCCGGCGCAAGCGCCCCTTCGTCACGGTGAACTGCCCCACGCTGTCCGAGCAGCTCCTGGCCAGCGAGCTGTTTGGCCACATGCGCGGGGCCTTCACCGGGGCGGTGAGGGATCAACCCGGCCGGGTGGAGCAGGCCGAGGGCGGCACGCTCTTCCTGGATGAGGTGGCGGAGATGAGCCCCGCGCTCCAGGCGCAGCTCTTGCGGTTTCTCCAGGACAAGCAGTTCGAGCGGTTGGGCGAGGGCCGCACGCGGCGCGCGGATGTGCGGGTGGTGGCGGCGACGAACCGGGATCTCGAAAAGGACGTGGCCGAGGGGCGCTTCCGGGAGGATCTGCTCTACCGGCTGAACGTGGTGGAGGTGAAGCTGCCGGCGCTGCGGGAGCGGCCGGAGGACGTGCTGCCCCTGGCGCGCCGCTTCGTGGCCTTCTTCGCGCGCGCGGCGAAGCGCCCGCCGCCGGAGCTGTCCCCCGCGACCGAGGCCATGCTGCTGGCCTACGGGTGGCCCGGAAACGTGCGCGAGTTGCGCAACGCCATCGAGCGGGCGCTCATCGTCTGGCCCGCGGAGGTGCTGGAGCCCCAGGCGTTTCCGGAGCGCATCGCCGCCGCGGCGGGCTCCCTGGTGACGCTGGGCGGGCCGCACACGCTGGAGGAGGTGGAGCGCGAGCACATCCTCCGGGTCATGGCCAGCGCGCCCACGCTGGACGAGGCCGCGCGTGTCCTCGGCATCGACGCCTCCACGCTGTGGCGCAAGCGCAAGAAGTACGAGGCCCCCCCGGGCGCTTCCGGGCAGGGGGAGGCGTAG
- a CDS encoding methyl-accepting chemotaxis protein: MRLTFKHKMLLLPAGTAVLLLILLIVSLTLLIWTRQVHARIDKGHAPALANSHVLITELESFHRGVLDAVARKDASRLDPLRALGRKIAADLNDTGQNPVTSAPYLEVLQKDFGQYQQESWRAVELGLKGDAQAEVALSRETTRFESLQKALLLFQSEHEQGQEKALQQARTLNSRGQAVQALLAVLCLGWLAAGTWWVVRQVVEPLGRLSDTASRIAESGDLTLAIESHAKDEVGQLGRSLEALVNRLRSVPVGLQAVVGELSTAAERLTKVSQEQLNFLTEQARSLSEAGSTMAEIAQTSSMASSRAEMVLKVAEQADSFTVESQKSIEQSAQGLEQIRQRVSALVGNIGQLSEQAVHAREIIGSVKDLADQSNVLALNAAIEAARAGEGGRGFAVVAREMRALSGQSLQSTERIGKILLDINQAIRTTVSSAEGDSQQMEEGIEQVLSSADKLKEITTVMQESSKAARQIVASVTQQNAGIHQMMEAMQQLSGMMGDVVLATSTAEETVGQINSTVSQLQKIVSEFRV, translated from the coding sequence ATGAGGCTGACGTTCAAGCACAAGATGTTGCTGCTGCCCGCGGGGACAGCGGTGCTCCTGTTGATTCTGCTCATCGTGTCCCTGACGTTGTTGATCTGGACACGGCAGGTGCATGCGCGCATCGACAAGGGCCATGCGCCGGCGCTGGCGAACAGCCATGTGTTGATCACCGAGCTGGAGAGCTTCCACCGGGGGGTGCTGGACGCGGTGGCCCGCAAGGATGCGAGCCGGCTCGATCCGCTGCGGGCGCTGGGGCGGAAGATCGCCGCGGACCTGAACGACACGGGCCAGAACCCGGTGACGAGCGCCCCGTATCTGGAGGTGCTCCAGAAGGACTTCGGCCAGTACCAGCAGGAGTCGTGGCGGGCGGTGGAGCTGGGCCTCAAGGGGGATGCGCAGGCGGAGGTGGCGCTCTCGCGCGAGACGACGCGCTTCGAGTCCCTCCAGAAGGCGCTCTTGCTCTTCCAGAGCGAGCACGAGCAGGGGCAGGAGAAGGCCCTTCAGCAGGCGCGCACGCTCAACTCGCGCGGCCAGGCGGTGCAGGCGCTGCTGGCGGTGCTGTGCCTGGGGTGGCTGGCGGCGGGCACCTGGTGGGTGGTGCGGCAGGTGGTGGAGCCGCTGGGGCGGCTGTCGGACACGGCCTCGCGCATCGCGGAGAGCGGGGACCTGACGCTGGCCATCGAGTCGCACGCGAAGGACGAGGTGGGCCAGCTCGGCCGGAGCCTGGAGGCGCTGGTGAACCGGCTGCGGTCGGTGCCCGTGGGGTTGCAGGCGGTGGTGGGCGAGCTGTCCACGGCGGCCGAGCGGCTGACGAAGGTGAGCCAGGAGCAGCTCAACTTCCTGACCGAGCAGGCGCGCAGCCTGTCGGAGGCGGGCTCGACAATGGCGGAGATCGCCCAGACGTCCAGCATGGCCTCCAGCCGGGCGGAGATGGTGCTGAAGGTGGCCGAGCAGGCGGACTCCTTCACGGTGGAGAGCCAGAAGTCCATCGAGCAGAGCGCCCAGGGGCTGGAGCAGATCCGCCAGCGGGTGAGCGCGCTGGTGGGCAACATCGGCCAGCTGTCGGAGCAGGCGGTGCACGCGCGGGAAATCATCGGCAGCGTGAAGGACCTGGCGGACCAGAGCAACGTGCTGGCGCTCAACGCGGCCATCGAGGCGGCGCGCGCGGGCGAGGGCGGGCGAGGGTTTGCCGTGGTGGCGCGCGAGATGCGGGCGCTCAGCGGGCAGTCGTTGCAGAGCACCGAGCGCATCGGGAAGATTCTGTTGGACATCAACCAGGCCATCCGCACGACGGTGTCCTCGGCGGAAGGCGACAGCCAGCAGATGGAGGAGGGCATCGAGCAGGTGCTGTCCTCGGCGGACAAGCTGAAGGAAATCACCACCGTCATGCAGGAGAGCAGCAAGGCGGCGCGGCAGATCGTCGCCTCGGTGACGCAGCAGAACGCGGGCATCCACCAGATGATGGAGGCCATGCAGCAGCTCTCCGGGATGATGGGAGACGTGGTGCTGGCGACCTCGACGGCGGAGGAGACGGTGGGGCAGATCAACTCCACGGTGTCCCAGCTCCAGAAGATCGTCTCCGAGTTCCGCGTGTAG
- a CDS encoding mersacidin/lichenicidin family type 2 lantibiotic yields the protein MKRETIIRAWKDPEFRAGLTSDERAALPGCPAGQAFTELDERELEDATGGALALNFEDGCICSNWTVPTKFTTSRTIVINPVDQISLPQLALAGLQR from the coding sequence ATGAAACGAGAAACCATCATCCGGGCCTGGAAAGATCCTGAGTTCAGGGCGGGCCTCACCTCGGACGAGCGGGCGGCGCTGCCCGGTTGCCCGGCGGGGCAAGCCTTCACCGAGCTGGATGAGCGCGAGCTGGAGGACGCGACCGGTGGTGCGCTCGCGTTGAACTTCGAGGACGGGTGCATCTGCTCGAACTGGACGGTGCCGACGAAGTTCACCACCAGCCGCACCATCGTGATCAACCCGGTGGATCAGATCTCCCTGCCGCAGTTGGCGCTCGCCGGCCTCCAGCGTTGA